A DNA window from Arachis hypogaea cultivar Tifrunner chromosome 18, arahy.Tifrunner.gnm2.J5K5, whole genome shotgun sequence contains the following coding sequences:
- the LOC140181389 gene encoding uncharacterized protein, translated as MEVVLGPGGTGRETERRGEAFVAPLRQRMSSPPRRTIRSPESSHSRSVSRSPSRRTASPQSEPKDTREGGRVRRCDDPLMYARNDRRTTERNREDTRQEDDERRTTRTRGPVVMGATPFHHSILEVRLPKHFNKPTDMRYDGTQDPLEHLTAFEARMNLEEVGDEVRCRAFPVTLAGPAIQWFNNLPQGSVTGFADISHAFLAQFTTRIVKAKHPINLLGVTQRAREPTRKYLDRFNDEFLEIDGLTDSVASLCLTNGLLNEDFRKHLTTKPVWTMQEIQCVAREYINDEEVSQVVAANKRQPSHNQDRLRGNGERQKEHARDGGPSKAPRPFPRVGKFTNYTSLSAPITEVYQQIAEKGILLKPRPQKERTGGNRSLYYDYHKGFGHKTQDCFDLKDVLEQAIRDGKPAEFSHLIREPRRRNRDHESEDGTRAANRHQEPEENDHGLTIVNVVTARNAVPRSKSAHKKDAKVLVISSSPTRNTKKLPSISFGPEDQWFDEVGESPPMVITARVGTGLVKRILVDTGADLNIMFRNVFDALGLRDADLQTHQHGVVGIGDHFIKPDGIISLPTSVGQGQKRRTVMAEFVILRDSTAYNIILGRKTLNDLGAVISTRMLIMMFIAEDGSVGSVKGDLEMAVACDNASLSLRKKSKEASEVFLADLDARVDDKPRPEPEGDLEKFRVGNTEEKFTFVNRNLPHELKEPLMKMIRANGDFFAWTPADMPGIDPRLMSHHLAIRPEAKLVAQRRRKMFQERAEEVARQTASLLEAGFIRELDYSTWLSNVVLVKKHNGRWRMCMDYSDLNKACPKDCYPLPNINALVDAAAGYRYLSFMDAYSGYNQIPMHWPDEEKTAFITLGGTYCYKVMPFGLKNAVATYQRLMNKIFSDLIGKTVEVYVDDILAKTTQPGDLISDLENVFASLRQHGMRLNPLKCAFSMEAGKFLGFMITQRGVEANPKKCQAILQMKSPGCIKDV; from the coding sequence ATGGAAGTTGTACTGGGCCCAGGAGGAACAGGCCGCGAGACCGAGCGTAGAGGGGAAGCCTTTGTGGCGCCTCTTCGGCAACGCATGAGCTCCCCTCCAAGGCGAACCATACGATCTCCTGAATCGAGCCACTCCCGCTCCGTCTCAAGAAGCCCCTCCCGACGAACAGCTAGCCCACAATCTGAGCCTAAGGACACCAGGGAGGGAGGACGCGTGAGAAGATGCGATGACCCCCTCATGTACGCCAGGAACGATAGGCGTACCACGGAGCGAAACCGTGAGGACACTCGTCAGGAGGACGACGAGAGAAGAACAACCAGAACACGGGGACCAGTGGTAATGGGCGCAACCCCATTCCATCATTCTATCCTCGAGGTTCGGCTGCCAAAGCACTTtaacaagccaacggacatgaggtacgacggaACGCAAGACCCACTGGAACACCTCACGGCCTTCGAAGCCAGAATGAACCTAGAGGAAGTGGGAGACGAGGTGAGGTGCCGCGCTTTCCCGGTCACCCTAGCGGGACCTGCAATACAGTGGTTCAACAACCTCCCGCAAGGCTCGGTGACCGGTTTTGCGGACATCAGCCACGCCTTCCTAGCCCAATTTACGACTAGAATTGTAAAAGCGAAACACCCAATCAACCTGCTTGGAGTGACTCAGAGGGCCAGAGAGCCGACCAGAAAATACCTTGACCGATTCAACGATGAGTTCCTGGAAATTGACGGGCTGACAGATTCAGTTGCAAGCTTGTGCCTGACAAACGGACTTCTGAATGAGGACTTCAGAAAGCATCTCACCACGAAGCCGGTgtggacaatgcaggagatccaatGTGTAGCCAGGGAGTACATTAACGATGAGGAAGTCAGCCAAGTCGTGGCTGCCAACAAACGGCAACCCTCCCACAATCAAGACCGGCTCCGCGGGAATGGAGAAAGACAGAAAGAACACGCCAGAGACGGCGGTCCAAGCAAGGCACCCAGGCCTTTCCCTCGAGTCGGGAAGTTCACTAATTACACTTCCCTCTCCGCACCAATCACGGAAGTCTATCAACAGATAGCCGAGAAGGGGATCTTGTTGAAGCCCCGACCACAAAAGGAGCGAACAGGGGGGAACCGAAGCCTCTACTATGACTATCACAAGGGCTTTGGGCACAAGACTCAGGACTGTTTTGACTTGAAGGACGTGCTGGAACAGGCAATTAGAGATGGAAAGCCAGCCGAGTTCTCCCACCTCATTAGGGAGCCAAGGAGACGGAACCGCGACCACGAGAGCGAGGACGGAACACGGGCAGCAAACCGGCATCAAGAGCCAGAAGAGAACGACCACGGCCTCACCATAGTAAACGTGGTAACAGCAAGAAACGCAGTGCCCAGATCGAAGTCGGCACATAAGAAGGACGCCAAGGTCCTCGTGATTTCCTCATCCCCTACGCGAAACACCAAGAAACTCCCATCCATCTCATTCGGCCCGGAAGACCAATGGTTTGACGAGGTCGGGGAAAGCCCTCCCATGGTCATAACGGCCAGAGTAGGAACCGGTCTTGTCAAGCGGATCCTTGTGGACACGGGGGCAGACTTgaacatcatgttccgcaatGTGTTCGACGCTTTAGGCCTAAGAGACGCCGACCTACAGACTCACCAGCACGGCGTCGTAGGGAtcggcgaccacttcatcaagccggaCGGGATAATCTCCTTGCCGACCTCCGTGGGACAAGGTCAGAAGAGAAGAACAGTGATGGCCGAGTTTGTGATCCTACGAGACTCCAccgcctacaacatcatcctggggaggaaGACCCTCAATGACCTAGGGGCAGTCATCAGCACTAGGATGCTGATAATGATGTTCATAGCTGAGGACGGGTCGGTAGGATCCGTAAAAGGAGATCTGGAAAtggcagtcgcttgcgacaacgCCAGCCTCTCCTTAAGGAAAAAATCTAAAGAGGCATCGGAGGTGTTTCTCGCCGACCTGGATGCCAGAGTTGACGACAAGCCCAGACCCGAACCAGAAGGGGACCTGGAAAAGTTCAGGGTCGGGAATACAGAGGAAAAGTTCACGTTCGTGAACAGAAACCTCCCCCATGAATTAAAAGAGCCTTTGATGAAAATGATCAGAGCCAATGGCGATTTTTTTGCCTGgacgccagccgacatgccggggatAGACCCCCGACTCATGTCACACCACCTAGCCATCAGGCCGGAAGCCAAACTAGTGGCTCAAAGGAGAAGAAAGATGTTTCAGGAAAGGGCAGAGGAGGTAGCCAGACAAACGGCAAGTCTCCTCGAAGCGGGGTTTATCCGGGAACTGGACTACTCGACCTGGCTCTCAaatgtggtcctggtaaaaaagcacaATGGGAGATGGAGGATGTGTATGGACTactccgatctcaacaaagcatgtcccaaggactgctaccccctcCCCAACATTAATGCACTCGTTGATGCGGCTGCAGGataccggtatctgagcttcatggatgcttactctGGCTACAATCAAATACCGATGCACTGGCCAGACGAAGAAAAGACAGCGTTCATAACACTAGGAGGAACATATTGCTACAAGGTGATGCCCTTTGGCCTGAAAAACGCAGTGGCCACGTAccagaggctgatgaacaaaATATTCAGCGATCTCATTGGCAAAACGgtagaagtctatgtggacgatatCCTTGCAAAGACCACCCAACCTGGTGATCTCATAAGTGACCTGGAGAATGTGTTCGCGTCCctccgacaacacggcatgaggctcaacccgcttAAGTGCGCCTTTTCcatggaggccggaaagttcctgggattcatgataacccaaaggggGGTGGAAGCCAACCCTaaaaaatgccaagcgatactccagatgaagagcccgggcTGCATCAAAGACGTTTAG